CTGATATCTGACATATCCCTCTTTGCCTGCCTGAAGCTCCGTTACAGAGAATACAATTTGTCCCTGTTCCGGCGTATATTTTATGGCATTGGACAATATATTCACCAATATACGGCTGAGGCGGAATTCATCTCCAATGAGGCTGTCATGTTTGATACTGCGTTTCTCCATGTTAAACGAAAGTTTTTTTCCTTTAAACTGCTCCTGAAACATAGATACAATGCCTTCCAGCATGCCCGACAGTGAAAAAATCTTATTTTCAAGCAGCATCTTGCCGCTTTCAATCCTTGACATATCAAGGATCTCATCGATCAGCGCCAGCAAATGCTTGGAAGAATACGAGATTTTTTTCATACAGTTTATCACTTTTTCAGGATCCCCGGCATACTGCTCCGCAATTGCTGCCATACCGAGAATGGCATTCATCGGTG
The DNA window shown above is from Anaerotignum faecicola and carries:
- a CDS encoding HAMP domain-containing histidine kinase, with product PMNAILGMAAIAEQYAGDPEKVINCMKKISYSSKHLLALIDEILDMSRIESGKMLLENKIFSLSGMLEGIVSMFQEQFKGKKLSFNMEKRSIKHDSLIGDEFRLSRILVNILSNAIKYTPEQGQIVFSVTELQAGKEGYVRYQ